A genomic stretch from Blastocatellia bacterium includes:
- a CDS encoding DUF1549 and DUF1553 domain-containing protein — MMPKASLRSPINYRGRLLKSLVCVALLASAGVAALSQPGGRDPQAKDEARQPVATPAGRHWAYIKPARPPLPSVKNTAWPRNAIDYFVLARLEREGLQPAPEATKESLIRRAYLDLTGLPPSVEEVEAFVADRSPDAYDKVIDRLLASPHYGERWARPWLDLARYADTNGYEKDQRRTMWKYRDWVIDALNRDMPFDRFTVEQLAGDMLPDATEAQRIATGFHRNTLLNQEGGIDPEEARWETLIDRVNTTATVWLGSTLGCAQCHNHKYDPFTQKDYYRFLAFFDNSEYQVQGSGSERSVKEPALLLPTAEQAARREQLLKEIAALEAKLKTPTPESEREQADWERAIVSAAADWKPLELVNASSSAGAQLHELADHSLLATGGNPGSETYTISGKLDLTGVTAIRLEALPDASLPRGGPGRDPYGIFALHGIEVEVYPAANPEARQRALISEAFADDGDVRGLLKSPASGWTIDQTNDETRLPRQAVFVFKSPLAVAEDTRIEIRLRQDNQVNRQSLGHLRLSVTAARPPETITRIGARLRPLLRIPAEQRKAEQQAALRDYFVGIAPSLKTTRQQLNEAQAALGALKIASAEVMRERASFERPATDFHVRGGYLNKGERVYADVPAFLPPLAPDQMPNRLGLARWLVSEANPLAARVAVNRFWEVFFGRGLVETSEDFGKQGQSPTHPELLDWLALRFMHGGWGERWSMKSLHRLIVTSATYRQSSRVPPELLERDPYNKLLARGPRFRMEAEMVRDVMLAASGLLSRKVGGPSVFPVQPEGIWNIPYNADRWQTSGGEDRYRRGLYTFIRRTSPYPMLTAFDAPSREQCTVRRPRTNTPLQALTTLNDEAFVEMARALAKRMNTEAAGDPAARLAYGFRLCTSRRPATREVERLVALYEKQLARFTADAQAARALLKDDATKLDDRHAAEMATLTVVANVLLNLDETLTKE; from the coding sequence ATGATGCCGAAAGCGAGTCTCCGATCACCCATCAACTATCGCGGGCGGTTGCTGAAATCGCTGGTTTGCGTCGCGCTGCTGGCGAGCGCCGGCGTGGCGGCGCTCTCGCAACCCGGCGGGCGCGACCCGCAAGCGAAGGACGAAGCAAGGCAGCCAGTGGCCACGCCCGCCGGCCGGCACTGGGCTTACATCAAACCCGCTCGCCCGCCGCTCCCTTCTGTCAAAAATACGGCGTGGCCGCGCAATGCCATTGATTACTTCGTTCTGGCGCGGCTCGAACGCGAAGGCTTGCAGCCTGCGCCGGAAGCCACAAAAGAGAGCTTGATTCGCCGCGCCTACCTCGATCTGACGGGGCTGCCGCCTTCGGTCGAAGAGGTCGAAGCGTTCGTCGCCGACCGAAGCCCTGACGCTTATGACAAAGTGATTGACCGGCTGCTGGCGTCGCCACATTATGGCGAGCGATGGGCGCGACCGTGGCTCGATCTGGCGCGCTATGCAGACACCAACGGCTATGAGAAAGACCAGCGGCGCACGATGTGGAAGTATCGCGATTGGGTGATCGATGCGCTGAACCGCGACATGCCGTTCGACCGCTTCACCGTCGAGCAATTGGCCGGTGACATGCTGCCTGACGCCACAGAGGCGCAGCGCATCGCCACCGGATTTCACCGCAACACGCTGCTGAATCAGGAAGGCGGCATTGATCCGGAAGAGGCCCGCTGGGAGACATTGATTGACCGCGTCAACACGACCGCGACCGTCTGGCTCGGCAGCACGCTCGGCTGCGCGCAGTGTCACAATCACAAGTATGACCCGTTCACGCAGAAGGACTATTACCGCTTCCTCGCCTTCTTTGATAACAGCGAATATCAGGTGCAGGGCAGCGGCTCGGAGCGCTCGGTGAAAGAGCCTGCGCTGTTGCTGCCGACCGCCGAGCAAGCGGCGCGGCGCGAGCAGTTATTGAAAGAGATTGCGGCGCTCGAAGCGAAGTTGAAAACGCCGACGCCCGAAAGCGAACGCGAGCAGGCGGACTGGGAGCGCGCCATCGTCAGCGCCGCCGCTGACTGGAAGCCGCTTGAATTGGTCAATGCGTCGTCATCAGCGGGCGCGCAACTCCACGAGCTTGCCGATCATTCGCTGCTCGCGACGGGCGGCAATCCGGGTAGCGAAACTTACACGATCTCCGGCAAGCTCGACCTCACAGGCGTCACCGCCATCCGGCTCGAAGCGCTGCCCGATGCCAGCCTGCCGCGCGGCGGGCCGGGCCGCGACCCTTATGGCATCTTTGCGCTGCACGGCATCGAAGTCGAAGTTTATCCGGCGGCGAATCCCGAGGCCCGGCAACGCGCCCTGATCAGCGAAGCGTTCGCCGATGATGGCGACGTGCGCGGCCTGCTCAAGAGCCCGGCGAGCGGCTGGACGATTGATCAGACGAATGACGAGACACGGCTGCCGCGCCAGGCCGTCTTCGTCTTTAAATCGCCGCTTGCGGTAGCCGAAGACACGCGAATCGAGATTCGCCTGCGTCAGGATAATCAGGTGAATCGCCAGTCGCTCGGCCACTTGCGCCTGTCGGTGACGGCGGCCAGGCCGCCGGAGACGATCACGCGGATCGGCGCGCGGCTGCGCCCGCTATTGCGCATACCGGCAGAGCAGCGGAAAGCCGAGCAACAAGCAGCGCTGCGCGACTATTTCGTCGGCATCGCGCCATCTTTGAAGACGACGCGCCAGCAGTTGAACGAGGCGCAGGCGGCGCTCGGCGCTTTGAAGATTGCGAGCGCCGAAGTGATGCGCGAGCGCGCCTCGTTCGAGCGCCCGGCCACTGATTTTCATGTTCGCGGCGGCTATCTCAACAAAGGTGAGCGCGTCTATGCCGATGTGCCGGCCTTCCTGCCGCCGCTTGCGCCCGACCAGATGCCGAACCGCCTGGGACTGGCGCGCTGGCTCGTAAGCGAAGCCAACCCGCTGGCAGCGCGTGTTGCGGTCAATCGCTTCTGGGAAGTGTTCTTCGGGCGCGGCCTGGTCGAAACCAGCGAAGATTTCGGCAAGCAAGGGCAGTCGCCGACCCACCCGGAGCTGCTCGACTGGCTGGCGCTGCGCTTTATGCACGGCGGCTGGGGCGAGCGTTGGAGCATGAAGTCGCTGCACCGGCTGATTGTAACTTCGGCCACCTATCGGCAATCGTCGCGCGTGCCGCCCGAGTTGCTTGAGCGCGACCCGTACAACAAGCTGCTGGCGCGCGGCCCGCGCTTTCGCATGGAAGCCGAGATGGTGCGCGACGTGATGCTCGCGGCGTCCGGCTTATTGAGCCGCAAGGTCGGCGGGCCGAGCGTCTTCCCGGTTCAGCCCGAAGGCATCTGGAACATTCCTTACAATGCCGACCGCTGGCAAACGAGCGGCGGCGAAGATCGCTACCGTCGCGGCCTCTACACCTTCATCCGCCGCACCTCGCCTTACCCGATGCTGACGGCGTTCGATGCGCCGAGCCGCGAGCAATGCACGGTACGCCGCCCGCGCACCAACACGCCATTGCAGGCACTGACGACGCTCAACGATGAAGCCTTCGTCGAGATGGCGCGGGCGCTGGCAAAGCGAATGAACACGGAGGCGGCAGGCGATCCGGCGGCGCGGCTGGCTTACGGCTTTCGCCTCTGCACGTCGCGCCGCCCGGCGACGCGTGAAGTCGAGCGGCTCGTCGCGCTTTACGAAAAGCAACTGGCGCGTTTCACCGCCGACGCGCAGGCGGCGCGGGCGCTGCTCAAAGACGACGCGACAAAACTCGATGATCGGCACGCTGCCGAGATGGCGACGCTGACGGTCGTCGCGAATGTTTTATTGAACCTCGACGAGACGTTGACGAAAGAGTGA
- a CDS encoding ABC transporter permease: protein MTAEAKQTTTAQATGWWRRWFARLGPFVGLAVVILIFVVLMDAPERFLSPFNLRIVLAQTVIVAIGAIGMTMLIISGGIDLSVGSVIALTGVVTAINLSAGRAPLLAVVAGVAVGGLIGIVNGLAITRLKVVPFIATLGMLGIARGMAKWLAGQQTVNVPDTWVNGLLVTFPDPPWLLLAPGIWLTVALAVVAAVVLRNTIFGRRVFAIGSNEAAARACGIATDKLKVWIYGLAGLLFGLAGVMQMSRLRQGDPTVAAGTELDVIAAVVIGGGSLSGGEGSILGSMVGALVMAFLRNGCQQMGWANYVQEIIIGIIIVIAVALDRWRLSRAVA from the coding sequence ATGACTGCGGAAGCGAAACAGACAACGACGGCGCAAGCCACGGGCTGGTGGCGGCGATGGTTCGCGCGCCTCGGCCCTTTCGTCGGCCTCGCGGTAGTGATCCTCATCTTCGTGGTTTTGATGGATGCGCCGGAACGCTTTCTCTCGCCCTTCAACCTGCGCATTGTGCTGGCGCAGACGGTGATTGTCGCCATCGGCGCTATCGGGATGACGATGCTGATTATCAGCGGCGGCATTGACCTGTCGGTCGGCTCAGTGATCGCGCTCACGGGCGTCGTGACCGCCATCAACCTGAGCGCGGGCCGCGCGCCGCTGCTTGCGGTCGTTGCCGGCGTGGCTGTGGGCGGGTTGATCGGCATTGTCAACGGGCTGGCCATCACGCGATTGAAAGTCGTGCCGTTCATCGCGACGCTCGGCATGCTCGGCATTGCGCGCGGCATGGCGAAATGGCTGGCGGGCCAGCAGACGGTCAACGTGCCCGATACCTGGGTGAATGGCTTGCTGGTAACCTTTCCCGATCCGCCCTGGCTGTTGCTTGCGCCCGGCATTTGGCTGACGGTTGCCCTGGCAGTTGTGGCGGCGGTTGTCTTGCGCAATACAATCTTCGGGCGGCGAGTCTTTGCCATCGGCTCGAACGAAGCGGCGGCGCGCGCCTGCGGCATCGCGACCGATAAGCTGAAAGTCTGGATATACGGGCTCGCCGGCTTGTTATTCGGGCTGGCCGGGGTGATGCAGATGTCGCGCCTGCGTCAAGGCGATCCGACTGTCGCCGCCGGCACCGAGCTGGATGTGATCGCGGCGGTCGTCATCGGCGGCGGCAGCCTGAGCGGCGGCGAAGGCAGCATTCTCGGCTCGATGGTCGGCGCGCTGGTCATGGCTTTCCTGCGCAACGGCTGTCAGCAGATGGGCTGGGCCAATTACGTGCAAGAGATCATCATCGGCATTATCATTGTTATCGCCGTCGCGCTCGACCGCTGGCGATTGTCGCGCGCCGTTGCATAA
- a CDS encoding sugar ABC transporter ATP-binding protein encodes MPLLELRDIAKRFGPTVALDGVSLSLDQGEVLALIGENGAGKSTLMNILSGALRKDAGEMMLDGQTYAPASPVEARARGIALIHQELSLCPHLSVAENILLGAERARFGWFDWQGARRQALEVLESFHHPEIRPDRLAAELSPPARQVVEICRAMAARARIILMDEPTSSLQREDVERLFTLINRLKASGTAIIYISHFLEEVRLVADRFTVLRDGRSVAAGEMAGVTNDALIAQMVGRTIEQLFAERHHHKAGEVILEARDLSAPPGLKSASFELRRGEIFGIAGLMGSGRSELVRALYGLDALGSGTLAIKQQPVALRSAATARLRRGLGYLSEDRKGEGLALALSVADNTTMTRMRACARRWGWLDLSRQKQQVAGLIAQLKIKARAPQQPARTLSGGNQQKVAVARLLHQDAEVLLLDEPTRGIDIGSKAQIYENIARLADAGKAILMVSSYLPELFGLADRLAVMSRGRLSAARPIDEWTPESVMKIAIGEAGDS; translated from the coding sequence ATGCCTCTACTTGAGCTGCGCGACATCGCCAAGCGATTCGGGCCGACGGTGGCGCTCGACGGCGTCAGCCTGTCGCTCGATCAAGGCGAAGTGCTGGCATTGATCGGCGAGAACGGTGCCGGCAAGTCAACGCTGATGAATATTCTGTCGGGCGCTTTGCGCAAGGATGCCGGCGAGATGATGCTTGATGGGCAGACTTACGCGCCGGCCTCGCCGGTCGAAGCGCGGGCGCGCGGCATCGCCTTGATTCATCAAGAGCTGTCGTTGTGCCCGCACCTGTCGGTTGCTGAAAACATCTTGCTTGGCGCGGAGCGCGCACGCTTCGGCTGGTTCGATTGGCAAGGCGCGCGGCGGCAAGCGCTCGAAGTTCTCGAATCGTTTCATCACCCTGAGATTCGCCCTGATCGCCTGGCCGCCGAGCTTTCGCCGCCGGCTCGCCAGGTGGTCGAAATCTGCCGCGCCATGGCGGCCCGCGCCCGCATCATCTTGATGGACGAGCCGACCAGCAGCCTGCAACGTGAAGACGTCGAGCGGCTGTTCACGCTAATCAACCGCCTGAAAGCGTCGGGCACGGCGATCATCTACATCTCGCACTTTCTTGAAGAGGTGCGGCTGGTTGCCGACCGCTTCACGGTCTTGCGCGACGGGCGTAGTGTGGCGGCGGGCGAGATGGCCGGCGTCACCAACGACGCCTTGATCGCGCAGATGGTCGGGCGCACGATTGAGCAATTGTTCGCCGAGCGCCATCACCACAAGGCCGGCGAAGTGATTCTCGAAGCCCGCGACCTGAGCGCGCCGCCCGGATTAAAGTCCGCGAGCTTCGAGCTGCGACGCGGTGAAATCTTTGGCATCGCCGGCTTGATGGGATCGGGCCGCAGCGAGTTGGTGCGCGCCCTCTACGGCCTGGATGCGCTCGGCTCAGGCACGTTGGCAATCAAGCAGCAACCCGTAGCCTTGCGCAGCGCGGCGACGGCGCGCTTGCGTCGCGGCCTCGGTTATTTGAGCGAAGACCGCAAGGGTGAAGGGCTGGCGCTGGCCCTGTCGGTCGCCGACAACACGACGATGACGCGCATGCGGGCGTGCGCCCGCCGGTGGGGATGGCTTGACCTGTCGCGCCAGAAGCAACAGGTCGCCGGCTTGATCGCTCAGCTCAAGATCAAAGCGCGAGCGCCGCAGCAGCCGGCGCGCACGCTATCGGGCGGCAATCAGCAGAAGGTCGCCGTCGCTCGCCTCCTGCATCAAGACGCCGAGGTGTTGTTGCTGGACGAGCCGACGCGCGGCATAGACATTGGCAGCAAGGCGCAAATCTATGAGAACATCGCGCGGCTGGCCGACGCCGGCAAAGCGATATTAATGGTCAGCTCTTATCTGCCCGAGCTATTCGGCCTCGCGGATCGGCTGGCGGTGATGAGTCGCGGCAGGCTCTCGGCGGCGCGCCCGATTGATGAATGGACGCCGGAATCGGTCATGAAAATCGCCATCGGCGAAGCTGGCGATAGTTAG
- a CDS encoding substrate-binding domain-containing protein: MLKKIAVVWIALLVLAGAGCGHFKSHRAGKKLTIAVIPKGTTHEFWKSIHAGAIKAARELSGQGTEVEVIWKGPLREDDREQQIQVVEGFISQGVNGLVLAPLDSRALVRPVEEAQRAGLPTVIIDSGLQSNNIVSFVATDNRKGGRLAADRLGELMGGRGKALLLRYQEGSASTEEREAGFLEEMKAKYPGITLISSDQYAGATRDTAKRASENLLNRFGDELQGIFTPNESSTAGMLLALQDINKAGKVMFVGFDSSDAFVNAMNAKQLHGIVVQNPFHMGYLGVRTMVEQLQGKPVEKVVDTGVEMITPENLNTAQSQALLKPPINDYLN, translated from the coding sequence ATGCTGAAAAAGATCGCCGTGGTATGGATCGCCCTGTTGGTGCTGGCTGGCGCGGGCTGCGGCCATTTCAAGTCACACAGAGCCGGTAAGAAGCTGACCATCGCCGTCATCCCCAAAGGCACGACCCATGAGTTCTGGAAGAGCATTCACGCCGGCGCCATCAAAGCGGCGCGCGAGCTATCGGGGCAGGGCACCGAAGTCGAAGTGATCTGGAAGGGACCGCTGCGCGAGGACGACCGCGAGCAGCAGATTCAAGTGGTCGAAGGCTTCATCTCGCAGGGCGTCAACGGGCTGGTGCTGGCGCCGCTCGATAGCCGCGCCCTGGTGCGGCCTGTCGAAGAAGCGCAACGCGCCGGCTTGCCGACGGTGATCATCGATTCGGGGTTACAGTCGAACAACATCGTCAGCTTTGTCGCCACTGATAACCGCAAGGGCGGGCGGCTGGCGGCCGACCGGCTGGGCGAATTGATGGGCGGCCGTGGCAAGGCGCTGCTGCTGCGTTATCAAGAAGGCTCGGCTAGCACCGAAGAGCGCGAGGCCGGCTTTCTCGAAGAGATGAAGGCCAAGTATCCCGGCATCACGCTAATCTCGTCGGATCAATATGCCGGCGCGACGCGCGACACCGCCAAGCGCGCTTCCGAGAATCTGCTCAACCGATTTGGCGACGAGCTGCAAGGCATCTTCACGCCGAACGAGTCGTCAACCGCGGGGATGCTGCTGGCGCTTCAGGACATCAATAAGGCGGGCAAGGTCATGTTCGTCGGCTTCGATTCGAGCGACGCCTTCGTCAATGCCATGAATGCCAAGCAACTGCACGGCATCGTCGTGCAAAACCCGTTTCATATGGGCTATCTCGGCGTCCGCACGATGGTCGAGCAGTTGCAAGGCAAGCCGGTCGAGAAGGTCGTTGACACGGGCGTCGAGATGATCACGCCCGAAAACCTGAACACGGCGCAATCACAGGCTCTGCTCAAGCCGCCGATCAACGATTATCTGAACTGA
- a CDS encoding SDR family oxidoreductase translates to MSQDTQAFSVGELFSIKGKVALVTGGSRGIGLMIARGYVEAGAKVYISSRKKEVCDAVAAQLSEIGECSSLPADLSTTEGCKHLADELAARESSLHILVNNAGAAWGAALDEYPEEGWDKVMDTNVKGVFFLTQHLLPLLERAARPGDPARVINIGSIDGIKVPFVENYAYGPSKAAVHHLTRVLAVKLGERGISVNAIAPGPFPSQMTRWLLEQHRKEFEAACPLGRIGEPADMAGAAIYLASRAGAYVNGVVIPVDGGICLK, encoded by the coding sequence ATGAGTCAAGACACACAGGCATTCAGCGTTGGGGAGCTGTTTTCTATCAAAGGCAAAGTTGCGCTGGTCACCGGCGGCTCGCGCGGCATCGGCTTGATGATCGCCCGTGGCTACGTGGAAGCCGGCGCCAAAGTTTATATCTCGTCGCGCAAGAAAGAAGTGTGTGACGCGGTGGCGGCGCAGCTTTCCGAAATCGGCGAATGCAGTTCATTGCCCGCCGATCTTTCAACCACCGAAGGCTGCAAGCATCTGGCCGACGAGCTGGCGGCGCGCGAATCATCGCTGCACATTCTGGTTAACAACGCCGGCGCGGCATGGGGCGCGGCGCTTGACGAGTATCCCGAAGAGGGCTGGGACAAGGTGATGGACACCAACGTCAAAGGCGTCTTCTTTCTCACACAGCATCTGCTGCCGCTGCTCGAACGGGCGGCGCGGCCCGGCGACCCTGCGCGCGTCATCAACATCGGCTCGATTGACGGCATCAAAGTGCCGTTCGTCGAAAACTACGCCTATGGTCCGAGCAAGGCGGCGGTGCATCACCTGACGCGGGTGCTGGCGGTCAAGCTGGGCGAGCGCGGCATCAGCGTCAACGCCATCGCTCCCGGCCCATTCCCAAGCCAGATGACCAGGTGGCTGCTCGAACAGCATCGCAAGGAATTCGAGGCGGCCTGCCCGCTCGGTCGCATCGGCGAGCCGGCCGACATGGCCGGCGCGGCCATCTATCTGGCGTCGCGCGCCGGCGCTTACGTCAATGGCGTCGTCATTCCCGTGGACGGCGGCATCTGCCTGAAATGA
- a CDS encoding (2Fe-2S)-binding protein — MSKITELNVNGSRLKVNADSDRSLLSVLRDDLDLTGSKYGCGEGQCGACTVLIGGVPTRSCITQVGAAAGKPITTIEGLESNGRLHPLQQAFLDLDALQCGYCTSGMIMSGVALLGKNQSPGEEEIARFMEGNVCRCGTYPRIVAAITRAARQMKGGAR; from the coding sequence ATGTCCAAAATCACAGAGCTAAACGTCAATGGGTCGAGGCTCAAGGTCAACGCGGATTCTGACCGGAGTCTGTTGAGCGTCCTGCGTGACGACCTCGACCTGACCGGCAGCAAGTACGGCTGCGGCGAAGGACAATGCGGCGCTTGCACGGTGCTGATCGGCGGCGTGCCGACGCGCTCTTGTATCACCCAGGTGGGCGCGGCGGCGGGCAAGCCGATCACCACCATTGAGGGCCTGGAAAGCAACGGGCGGCTGCACCCGCTGCAACAGGCGTTTCTCGACCTTGACGCCTTGCAGTGCGGCTATTGCACGTCGGGCATGATCATGTCGGGCGTCGCCTTGCTCGGTAAGAACCAGAGCCCGGGCGAAGAAGAGATTGCCCGCTTTATGGAAGGCAACGTCTGCCGGTGCGGCACCTACCCGCGCATCGTCGCCGCCATCACCAGGGCCGCGCGGCAGATGAAGGGAGGCGCGAGATGA
- a CDS encoding molybdopterin cofactor-binding domain-containing protein encodes MSNELKSPDVIEISIEPERFELFAAPTYRFNVARREFFKLFGGGVAIVFTLKGALGQEGGARQAGESGRRGPNASQPKAIGGWLHIGEDGAVTVFTGKVEVGQDIRTSLAQAVAEELRVPMASIKLVMGDTDLTPYDMGTFGSRTTPTMAPQLRAAAAAARELLLDLAAEQMKADRSALVADGGNISNLKTKQSLSYGQLAHGQKLMKQISDDVPTTPADKWKVAGQSAHKVDGRDFVTGKHKYTSDMKRPGMLYGKIVRPSAFNATLVSADSKAAEALAGVTVVKDGNFIGVAATDAAMAAQAVKLIKAEWKSADQPSSRELFDYLKAHKTEAQGNEGNSATVRGSIADGLAAADKRLQQTYTVAYIAHAPLEPRAAVAEWQDGKLTVWTGTQRPFGVRTELAEAFRIPEERVRVIVPDTGSGYGGKHTGDAALEAARLAKAAGKPVKLVWSREEEFTWAYFRPAGVIDISSGVRHDGTVTAWEYHNINSGPSGIQHKYDFANQKIAFHPAQSPLRQGSYRGLAATANHFARETHMDEMAGSLKIDPLEFRLKNIKDERQRAVLQAAATAFGWGKAKGSPDHGVGLSCGFEKGGYVATCAEVAVDRQTHKVKLVRVVEAFECGAIVNPDHLKNQIEGAIVMAIGGALFEAIEFEQGKITNPRFSRYRVPRFSDLPKIDVVLVDRKDLPSAGAGETPIVGLAPAVGNAIFDATGQRLRSLPLALNGQSG; translated from the coding sequence ATGAGCAACGAGCTTAAATCACCCGATGTCATCGAAATCTCAATCGAGCCGGAACGCTTCGAATTATTCGCCGCGCCGACTTACCGCTTCAACGTCGCCCGCCGCGAATTCTTCAAGCTGTTCGGCGGCGGCGTGGCCATCGTCTTCACGCTGAAAGGCGCTCTGGGTCAAGAGGGCGGCGCGCGCCAGGCGGGCGAATCGGGCCGCCGCGGCCCCAACGCCTCGCAGCCCAAAGCAATCGGCGGCTGGCTGCACATCGGCGAAGACGGCGCGGTGACGGTCTTCACCGGCAAGGTCGAAGTCGGCCAGGACATCCGCACGTCGCTTGCGCAGGCGGTCGCCGAAGAGCTGCGCGTGCCGATGGCTTCGATTAAGTTGGTGATGGGCGATACAGACCTCACGCCTTATGACATGGGCACGTTCGGCAGCCGCACGACGCCGACGATGGCCCCGCAGCTCCGCGCGGCGGCGGCGGCGGCACGCGAGCTGTTGCTTGACCTCGCCGCCGAGCAGATGAAAGCCGACCGTAGCGCGCTCGTCGCTGACGGTGGCAACATCTCGAACCTCAAAACAAAACAGTCGTTGAGCTATGGCCAGTTGGCGCACGGTCAGAAGCTCATGAAGCAAATCTCGGACGACGTGCCGACGACGCCCGCAGACAAGTGGAAGGTCGCCGGCCAATCCGCGCACAAAGTTGATGGCCGCGACTTCGTGACCGGCAAGCACAAATACACTTCCGACATGAAACGACCGGGCATGCTGTACGGCAAAATCGTGCGCCCCTCGGCTTTCAATGCCACGCTGGTTTCTGCCGATAGCAAAGCCGCCGAGGCGCTGGCTGGCGTTACCGTCGTGAAGGACGGCAACTTCATCGGCGTCGCCGCAACGGATGCGGCGATGGCCGCGCAGGCGGTTAAGCTAATCAAAGCCGAATGGAAATCTGCCGATCAACCGTCGAGCCGCGAGTTGTTCGATTACCTGAAAGCTCACAAGACCGAGGCGCAAGGCAATGAAGGCAACTCTGCCACTGTGCGCGGCTCGATAGCCGACGGATTGGCAGCGGCAGATAAGCGGCTGCAACAGACGTACACGGTGGCCTACATCGCGCACGCGCCGCTAGAGCCGCGCGCCGCCGTCGCTGAGTGGCAGGACGGCAAGCTCACCGTGTGGACAGGAACGCAGCGGCCCTTCGGCGTGCGTACGGAGCTGGCCGAAGCCTTCCGCATTCCCGAAGAGCGCGTGCGCGTCATCGTCCCCGACACCGGATCAGGCTATGGCGGCAAGCACACGGGCGATGCGGCGCTTGAAGCGGCGCGGCTGGCCAAAGCCGCCGGCAAGCCTGTGAAGCTGGTATGGTCGCGCGAAGAAGAGTTCACCTGGGCTTACTTCCGCCCCGCGGGCGTCATCGACATCAGCAGCGGCGTGCGCCATGACGGGACGGTGACCGCCTGGGAGTATCACAACATCAACTCCGGCCCGTCGGGCATTCAGCACAAGTACGACTTTGCGAATCAGAAGATCGCCTTTCACCCGGCGCAATCGCCCTTGCGCCAGGGGTCTTATCGCGGGCTTGCGGCGACGGCGAATCACTTTGCCCGCGAGACACACATGGATGAGATGGCCGGCAGCCTGAAGATCGACCCGCTCGAATTCCGCCTGAAGAACATCAAAGACGAGCGCCAGCGCGCCGTCTTGCAGGCCGCCGCCACTGCCTTCGGCTGGGGCAAGGCAAAAGGCTCGCCCGATCACGGCGTCGGCCTCAGTTGCGGGTTCGAGAAAGGCGGCTACGTCGCCACCTGCGCCGAAGTCGCCGTGGATCGGCAGACACACAAGGTGAAGCTGGTGCGCGTCGTCGAAGCCTTTGAGTGCGGCGCAATCGTCAACCCCGATCATCTGAAGAACCAGATCGAAGGCGCGATTGTGATGGCCATCGGCGGCGCGCTGTTCGAGGCCATCGAATTCGAGCAGGGTAAGATTACCAATCCGCGCTTCTCGCGTTACCGCGTGCCGCGCTTCAGCGACCTGCCGAAGATTGACGTGGTGCTGGTTGACCGCAAAGACCTGCCCTCGGCGGGCGCGGGCGAGACGCCGATTGTCGGCCTGGCGCCGGCGGTCGGCAACGCGATCTTCGATGCCACCGGCCAGCGCCTGCGCTCACTGCCATTGGCGCTTAACGGGCAATCAGGATGA
- a CDS encoding DoxX family protein, with amino-acid sequence MTLTKAQRIISWVLQIAVAVILFQTLFFKFTGAEESKYIFTTVGAEPWGRIASGVLELIAVILLLIPSTVTLGALLALAAASGAIMSHLTKLGIVVRGDGGLLFALAVTVFISSVIILLLRRAEIPVVGKMWFSRRA; translated from the coding sequence ATGACTCTGACGAAAGCGCAACGCATCATTAGCTGGGTGTTACAGATCGCCGTGGCGGTCATTCTGTTTCAAACCCTGTTCTTCAAATTCACAGGCGCGGAAGAATCGAAATACATCTTCACGACCGTCGGCGCCGAGCCGTGGGGCCGCATCGCTTCGGGCGTCCTTGAGCTGATCGCCGTCATTCTGCTGCTCATTCCTTCGACGGTCACGCTCGGGGCGCTGCTGGCGCTGGCCGCCGCTAGCGGCGCGATCATGAGCCACCTGACCAAGCTCGGCATTGTCGTGCGCGGCGACGGCGGATTGTTGTTCGCGCTGGCGGTAACGGTCTTCATCAGCAGCGTGATTATTCTGCTGCTGCGCCGCGCCGAGATTCCGGTGGTCGGCAAAATGTGGTTCAGCCGCCGGGCATAA